The nucleotide sequence tgaaggAGGTAATATTATCATTCTCTGCGCTACTCATTCAAAAAAGAAAAATCTTTGCCTTGTTCTGTTGTACTCCTACTCAATTTGTTTTTTAAATCTTATTCTTCCCTTTTTCTGTGTCAAAAGCCATCACTGGGTTACTTAGTGGGTTCTCAAGTATGGCATGAGCTCTTTGATTCTGTACTTCTGTAGTGATGCAGTTAGAGATCAGCAGTCTCTATATAGTATTCACATTCAATTTCTATAATAATTTTGTTGAGATTGCTCAATTTCTCTTTGAACACTAGGGACCACATCTCCTAGCGCCAACTGGAAGTGACCTGCAGCGTCATGGTTCTGAGGGCACCGTTTTTGCTGGATTCCACTATGATCTTAATTTCCTGACAATACATGGCCGAAGTAGATTCCCAGGCCTTAACATCTGGTTAAGGAATGGTAAAAAGATGGAGGTGAAAGTCCCTGTTGGTTGCCTTCTAATTCAGTCTGGAAAACAGGTCAGCCTTGCGAATCTCTATCAACATTTTTAGTTTGATGGTATcatatttttgttttgtttggtcTTTAGGAGTACTTGTTTTTATAATCAATGTGATTGAAAAAAATCAAAGTGAACTATACTTTTATACTTCCTCCAATCATAAATATAAGTACATCAGATTTAACAAACTTTTGTAACTTTGACCATCAATATCTAATGTTTTATATGGAGTCACAACACAAAATTGACATTACTAGactcattatgaaagataatttcataataagTAACTCTTTTTGTACAAGATAATATATTCTTAGTTTTATAGATTCAGAGGTAAAAAAATTGAGTTTGGACAAACCTAGATAGGATTTTTTCTTAAAGTTTTGGAGCAAATATATGAGTTCTTTCCTGGAGTATCAAATATTTCAACAGAACTACAGAAGTACTAGAAATATTGTGTGTGGCtgtaaagtaaaaaaaaaactgtATTGTATGACTATTTACCAATCAGATGTGTTCCTTTCTGAACAGCTGGAATGGCTTACTGGTGGCGAGTGTTTGGCTGGAATGCATGAGGTAGTGGTGACCAAGAGAACACTAGATGCCATAGCACTAGCGAAAGAGCAAAATAGAAGCTTGTGGAGGGTTTCATCAACAGTAAGTACTATTGATTCTCAATTTATGTAAGCAATAGTTTGGACAAGGGTCTAAAAGTTGGCAGAGGTTAAATTCTATAGTCGTTTTACTTTCTCATTTCCTCTTTCTCTAAACAGTTGTTTGCGCACATTGCTTCGGATGCAATTCTTAAGCCACTCGGCCACTTTGCTGAAACACCTGATGCTCATTCCTATCCACGTATTTGTGCTGGGGATTATGTCGAACAGGAGCTTTCAGTGATTAACCTGAAAGGAAAGGATGGAGTATAGACTCTATGCAGCAGATGGATCTGGATATCTTATGAATTGACAGATACAGGGATGCAAAACTAAATTACCCCAACTGGCAATTGGGTCTTCGTTTCCAAATGCTGTTGTACTGAAGGTGGTTAAGTTGTTCTGAAGACATGCTTGTTCATTGCTGTTGTTAAGATAGTGGATACCATTCTTTGTATACCACTACCACATATCACTTGTGAAAATAAAATGTATAGCTTGCACACAAAACTGTTATTCTCCTAGTGCAATCCTGAAACTGTTATTCACCTAATGCAGTCATCTGTAGTGTCTAAAGTAGTTCCGAAACAGAGAACATTTTCATCGACCAAAATTATACTTCTCACGCGACAAGTTACAGTACAAGCTGCCCTTTCTCAGCACAAAGCAACTCACTTAAATCTACGTATGTACAGCATCCAAGCATGTGCGAGCGTTTATCAGACCCAGTTGTTGGGCAGCGAGAAATTATGGAACCTGAAGGATGCATCCCCAGCGGTATCCCTCTCGTGCATGACCCCGGGGTCCACTTCCGTCTGCAGCCGCTGTTCGACGCACGCAAACGAGTTCTGCCGCGGCAACTCCGCGAATTCCGGGGACGGCAAAGGCAGCGGCAGCGGGCAGGGATCGTGGCCTGGTCGAGCCGGCGCGTCGGACTTGCCGTCCCACATGAGCACGTGAAGAAGGATCGGGCGCAGAGCGTGGCGGTGCAGGGACAGTTTCTGGCTGAGGGACACGGTGTCGAAGCACCGGATGGCGCCGGAAGTCGACACCATCCACGGCAGCACCTTTTGGCCTGACACCCTCGAGATGACCAGCAGCTTGGACGCGCGCTTCGCCTCCCGATAGAGGCCGCGGAGCCCCGAACGCGTCGACGGTGCCTGGCGCTCGACGTCGTTCTCCACCACGGACGAGACGTAGATGAAGCCCTGCTCACAGTCACAAGTGAAGTGACCTGATGAGTTCTGACTCACCACACCAGACACATGCACTACAGAGTGAGCGCGCGAAAATGCGACCAGTGGGAGGTGTTCGCCGTACGTACCTCTTCAGTGCGGCTAATGGCGAACCCGAGCCTGGCGTCGCCCTCCTCGAGGATGATCTCCACAGGCATCTCTCCAGCAGCGGCGGTGTACCAAACGCGCACCGCCTTCACCACGCCGATGTCCACGCCGTGATAGTCCTCGAAGCCATAAAGGCTGGCGTTGGCGAGGTTCGGGAGGTCGGCCAGTGAGCCAGAGTTGACCGTCGAAGATGCTGTCTCGCCGGAGATCTGCACCGAGAAAGTCAGATCGTCAGAGAGGCGCACACAGACGACTGAAGCAACATCATCAATGCAGTCTTGATCATTACTACCTTGGTGAGAAGGGCCTCTGTCTGCACGTTCAAGAATGCAATGGGCACGCCGGACGCCTGAGACGAGAGGATCCAGGCGTTGGCGCGGGCCAGGGTGTCCTCGACGGAGTTGTAGCGGGAGCCGGCACGGTCGAGCGCCATGGGCAGAATGAGCAAGGAGAGGAAGCTGCTGGAGTTGGGCATTGGTAGCACCTCCCGCATCTTCTTCTCCCACGGGTAGGACACGTAGCCGTCCTGCAGCTGCGCCTTACTCAGCGCGCACACCACCCTCGAGCTCCTCGAGCCTGAAGAAAAGCACCGTAGGTGCCAACGACCATACCATCAGGAATGCAGAAGAGTTTGCAAACTCAGATCAATATTTTTTCATGATCTTGTACCACGCACTACTTTTTTGGTTCAATAGAGAAGGAAAGTGACTGATCAGACCGATAAAAGTCAACCGAGGAATCTCCTAGTCGCGTACTCGCGTTAAGAATTTGAGGCATGATTTTATAATCAGATAGAATACTATTCAGCAATCGCCAATCAGCAAGTGGTTTGCGAAGCATAATAATGAATCTAGCTAAACACTAGTTCGACCCAACGTGCATCACCGTGTCTGTTGCCTGGAAGTATGCATCTTGAGCTATTTTCCTCCCCGACGatcccatcttgcataagcaatTATATACTTTTTTTGACTGACAGGAGCAACGCACTGCATAGTGCGTTCACTATACAGACTTCCAGGTTTATCATGTTATTACAGTCTACATGAATACATGATTTAGAGTAACCTAATTGTCGAGTTCCTATCTCATAACAAGATTGGCATCTTACTTGGTACAAAAGCTTGCAAATGCAAGACGTAACAAGAATACAAGACACAAAAGAGTTAGGAATCAGATCAATAATTTTTCCATGTTCTGTAATCATGCATTATTATTTTTTCCAATTCAGAAGGAAAGTGAATGATCAAACCAACAAAAAGTCAACGGAGGAATCTATTGGTTTCATTAATTAAGAATTCGCAACAATATTTTATAATCAGGTGAATATTCAGTAATCAGCAAGTGGTTCGCCAAGCATAATAATGAACCAAGCTAAATGCTTATTCGATTCAATGTGTATCACCATGTCTGTTGCCGGGAAGTATGCatctttttttctcgaatacgcaagagaattgtgtatcattgtattaagtagAATGAGTTTGAAGTTGAGCTAGACTAAGCAATTATATACTTTTTTTTAGGTTCCTCAAAAAAATTTAGTATACTTTTTTTTACTGACAGGAGAACAGCACTGCATGCAGACTTCCTAGGTATATCATATCATGCCACCATTTCACAACAAGATCTGCATCTTACTGTAAACAAAAGCTTGCAATTTTTTGCAAGACGTATCTAGAATACAAGATCTAGTGCTCGCTGCTCGGTCATCGTTCTCTCGATTGTAATGTTCCCAAGAATATGCTTGAGCTTGCCTACAGAGCATTGCTTGCATGCACCATCTGTATTATAGACTACCGTATTATAATTTGGTCGGCCAAGCGGTACGGTCCTCAACACAACAAGACCAACAATGCTGTAAACACCTTCTACAATCCTCCATGGATCCTATCCCATCAGACTCAGGATGTCCTGAACATATTCACAGATACGACGATGGGATCATCATGTAATATAAGTACTCCTAGAAGTGACCATTTCTGACTGTCTTAGTCTGTACCGATCCAACATCCAAGCATATGCCTACAACCAAACCCAAATCCCTATCGTGAACACGCCAAATTTCAGGAAACGATAAAGCGCATGTCACCTATCAAGCCAGCCTACTTGCTTAACTTTTTGTGCACGCAAGTCCGCACGCAGAGGGCACAGG is from Miscanthus floridulus cultivar M001 chromosome 7, ASM1932011v1, whole genome shotgun sequence and encodes:
- the LOC136467621 gene encoding uncharacterized protein encodes the protein MPMESRRRQAGVVAIECVAGGSRAEEWGPGSSETVQTGDVVEELLIGVGSRGGPASHAAPFKGGRAALQKLLHAAYKRGETSVEVRVRRSASAQGQQRQLVAGGDSSGELVDAATEARMQACIVPQESVGGGGIGRSRQYVLRSIRDPNYAVGLVDRMESECIAIRGSRSSRVVCALSKAQLQDGYVSYPWEKKMREVLPMPNSSSFLSLLILPMALDRAGSRYNSVEDTLARANAWILSSQASGVPIAFLNVQTEALLTKISGETASSTVNSGSLADLPNLANASLYGFEDYHGVDIGVVKAVRVWYTAAAGEMPVEIILEEGDARLGFAISRTEEGFIYVSSVVENDVERQAPSTRSGLRGLYREAKRASKLLVISRVSGQKVLPWMVSTSGAIRCFDTVSLSQKLSLHRHALRPILLHVLMWDGKSDAPARPGHDPCPLPLPLPSPEFAELPRQNSFACVEQRLQTEVDPGVMHERDTAGDASFRFHNFSLPNNWV